One segment of Gemmatimonadota bacterium DNA contains the following:
- a CDS encoding AarF/UbiB family protein, protein MHTLRILLALGPLVASFFRDRKRWLWWGERMPRTPEFHARRAKLLVSSIAGLGPTFVKLAQVFASRADLIPEPYIGELGTLVDAVPPFPVSVVERLVCAAYEVQRVEEVFETFNRTPVAAASLGQVHRATYRGRDVAVKVLRPGIERIIERDLASARRILGWVNTRWPHPHVAGLVAVVDEFSARIHEELDFRLEAEFAEEIGRNFATNKRVIIPGVVHALTRQRVLVLDYMDGTRIDKLNAGTVDVKGLVATLVEVYVQMMLVDGLFHADPHPGNLMVAPDGRLILLDFGMVVRVDQPTRAKLTRTVLAAIRRDPNGVADGFRAMGLVLPGTDEETVHRLAVLLIVNAFAKTTTQQRIDALLADRVMKTIFDFPIILPRDMVYFARTAALIEGVGTKYDPYFQAIPIASPVVLRMRTRILRSVGEAAQPNAAEIATVAGYALGTAARWVVDSFASVQTTFTTRSASMRRRPGSPAALLALLALPLALASRSAQAQALPTVDQQVAAALLPLPKDLQAGALVMGYKTKGKLETIRDGKNGMICLALYVVRDNFHVACYHKGLEPFMARGRDLRASGVKDPEVDSVRFREVRAGTLKMPTAGSLYSLTTTKENFDQATNKVKDARPLAVVYVPGATPESLGLSAAPLPNQPWIMFPGTPKAHIMIIGSMQP, encoded by the coding sequence GTGCATACCCTCCGAATCCTCCTGGCCCTCGGGCCGCTCGTCGCCTCGTTCTTCCGAGACCGCAAACGCTGGCTCTGGTGGGGCGAGCGGATGCCGCGCACCCCCGAGTTCCACGCCCGCCGGGCCAAGTTACTGGTCAGTTCGATCGCCGGGTTGGGCCCCACCTTTGTAAAGCTTGCGCAGGTCTTTGCCTCGCGCGCCGACCTCATTCCGGAACCGTACATCGGCGAGCTGGGGACGCTCGTGGATGCGGTGCCCCCCTTCCCTGTTTCCGTCGTCGAACGACTCGTCTGCGCCGCCTATGAGGTGCAGCGAGTAGAAGAGGTGTTTGAGACGTTCAACCGCACGCCGGTGGCCGCCGCATCGCTTGGGCAGGTGCATCGCGCCACCTACCGCGGACGCGACGTGGCCGTAAAGGTCCTCCGCCCGGGGATTGAACGCATCATCGAACGCGACCTCGCCTCGGCGCGGCGCATCCTCGGCTGGGTGAACACGCGCTGGCCGCATCCGCACGTTGCGGGCTTAGTTGCGGTCGTGGACGAGTTCTCCGCGCGCATTCACGAGGAGCTCGATTTCCGACTCGAAGCCGAGTTCGCAGAGGAGATCGGACGAAACTTTGCCACGAACAAGCGGGTGATCATCCCCGGCGTCGTGCACGCGCTCACGCGGCAGCGCGTACTCGTGCTCGACTATATGGATGGCACTCGCATCGACAAGCTGAACGCCGGCACCGTGGACGTGAAGGGACTCGTGGCGACGCTGGTTGAAGTGTATGTGCAGATGATGCTGGTGGACGGTCTCTTTCACGCCGACCCACACCCCGGCAACCTGATGGTGGCGCCTGACGGCCGGTTGATCCTGCTCGACTTCGGCATGGTGGTGCGCGTAGATCAACCCACGCGCGCTAAGCTGACGCGCACCGTCCTCGCGGCCATTCGGCGCGACCCCAATGGTGTGGCCGATGGCTTCCGCGCGATGGGGCTGGTACTCCCTGGCACCGATGAAGAGACGGTGCACCGCCTCGCCGTGTTGCTCATCGTCAATGCGTTCGCCAAGACCACGACGCAACAGCGCATCGACGCGCTGCTCGCCGATCGCGTGATGAAGACGATCTTTGATTTTCCGATCATTCTGCCGCGCGACATGGTGTACTTCGCCCGCACCGCCGCGCTCATTGAAGGGGTGGGCACCAAGTACGATCCGTATTTTCAGGCGATCCCCATTGCGAGTCCGGTCGTGCTGCGGATGCGCACCCGCATCCTGCGCTCGGTGGGCGAGGCGGCCCAGCCAAACGCAGCCGAAATCGCGACCGTCGCCGGCTATGCGCTAGGCACGGCGGCCCGATGGGTCGTAGATTCTTTTGCTTCCGTACAAACCACGTTTACCACGAGGTCCGCTTCGATGCGTCGTCGCCCAGGCTCCCCCGCTGCGTTGCTCGCCCTGCTCGCGCTTCCGCTCGCACTTGCTTCACGTTCCGCGCAGGCACAGGCGCTTCCCACGGTCGATCAACAAGTGGCGGCGGCGTTGCTCCCGCTCCCAAAGGATTTGCAGGCGGGCGCCCTCGTGATGGGCTACAAGACCAAAGGGAAACTCGAGACGATTCGCGACGGCAAGAACGGTATGATCTGCCTGGCGCTCTATGTGGTGCGCGATAATTTTCACGTCGCCTGCTACCACAAGGGACTGGAGCCGTTCATGGCCCGCGGCCGCGACCTGCGCGCGAGTGGCGTGAAGGACCCTGAGGTGGACTCGGTGCGGTTCCGCGAAGTGCGCGCCGGCACGCTCAAGATGCCGACGGCAGGCTCGCTGTATTCGCTCACGACGACGAAAGAAAACTTCGACCAGGCCACCAACAAAGTGAAAGATGCGCGCCCGCTTGCCGTGGTGTACGTGCCCGGCGCGACGCCCGAAAGCCTCGGCCTCTCAGCGGCTCCGCTGCCGAATCAACCGTGGATCATGTTTCCGGGCACGCCCAAGGCGCACATCATGATCATTGGCTCGATGCAGCCGTA